The Oxyura jamaicensis isolate SHBP4307 breed ruddy duck chromosome 1 unlocalized genomic scaffold, BPBGC_Ojam_1.0 oxy1_random_OJ106551, whole genome shotgun sequence genome window below encodes:
- the LOC118156933 gene encoding protein shisa-8-like, whose product MAPRSRGRLERSYVVGICCLVLLEPGRAWGAEPSPGGPGERGSNGSQAPAVEDVAPAPTEPSPGGDRCRGYYDVMGQWDPPFNCNAGIYQYCCGTCGYRFCCQFKPGRLDQSGCSNYDTPNWVNTGQPPARVDEPPEDPARDRTNMIVYIICGVVAVMVLVGIFTKLGLEKAQGPQTEMTVSRTLTDLLKQPGHGPSEYIDGLMGSVQVQLGEGLTRGSPRSSADKLPLNNAVASASVPPLGRPHSHGKHLPLAGSLPPTAPGYSAYATLTAGESIPEDFYRHFGGPEVPPPSTLPFPHAEGPVLPEGCPPLGATKTKGPPKPSGGWEGGPQRGPRRPGPATPLYGQTSRHLATNSKTEVTV is encoded by the exons ATGGCCCCCCGGAGCCGCGGGCGGCTGGAGCGGAGCTACGTGGTGGGCatctgctgcctggtgctgctggagcccggCCGGGCGTGGGGCGCTGAGCCCAGCCCGGGGGGGCCCGGGGAAAGAGGCAGCAACGGGAGCCAGGCACCGGCGGTGGAGGACGTGGCCCCCGCGCCCACCGAGCCCAGCCCGGGAGGGGACCGCTGCCGGGGCTACTACGACGTGATGGGGCAGTGGGACCCGCCGTTCAACTGCAACGCCGGCATCTACCAGTACTGCTGCGGGACCTGCGGGTACCGCTTCTGCTGCCAGTTCAAGCCCGGGCGGCTGGACCAGAGCGGCTGCTCCAACTACGACACCCCCAACTGGGTGAACACGGGCCAGCCCCCCGCACGGGTGGACGAGCCCCCCGAGGACCCCGCGCGGGACAGGACCAACATGATCGTCTACATCATCTGCGGCGTGGTGGCCGTCATGGTGCTGGTGGGCATCTTCACCAAGCTGGGCCTGGAGAAGGCGCAGGGCCCCCAGACGGAGATGACCGTCTCCAG gaCGCTCACCGACCTGCTGAAGCAGCCGGGCCACGGCCCCTCCGAGTACATCGACGGCCTCATGGGCAGCGTGCAGGTGCAGCTGGGCGAGGGGCTCACCCGGGGGTCCCCCAGGAGCAGCGCAG ACAAGCTGCCCCTGAACAACGCGGTGGCCAGTGCCAGCGTCCCCCCGCTGGGGCGGCCCCACAGCCACGGCAAGCACCTGCCGCTGGCGGGCAGCCTGCCCCCCACGGCTCCCGGCTACAGCGCCTACGCCACGCTCACGGCTGGAG agaGCATCCCCGAGGATTTCTACAGGCATTTCGGGGGGCCGGAGGTgcctccccccagcaccctgcccttCCCACACGCCGAGGGGCCGGTGCTGCCCGAGGGCTGCCCCCCGCTGGGGGCCACGAAGACCAAGGGCCCCCCTAAGCCATcggggggctgggaggggggccCTCAGCGTGGCCCCcgccggccgggccccgccaCCCCGCTGTATGGGCAGACCTCACGGCACCTCGCCACCAACAGCAAGACCGAGGTCACCGTCTGA
- the LOC118156935 gene encoding tumor necrosis factor receptor superfamily member 13C-like isoform X2, with protein sequence MREHLAMSSSGKADAVASCLPSHCFDPLTRFCVRCSDLFKDNATEPIHVASTSAPPPTLPSRDLPSILLIFGVPALVVLLLVLAALCGLLAFKARKQRRKRRKTEQEAKESLGETGPLPSPGYPDPAAPEGEADPARGPCPHLNGGLKAPGPPGRDSVKRRPCCQGDVERDVVLLAATWPHHEEHGHGFPLPATELGATALVTTKTTQDCVGEERP encoded by the exons ATGCGGGAGCACTTGGCCATGTCCTCCTCGGGAAAAGCAGACGCCGTcgcctcctgcctcccctcgCATTGCTTTGACCCCCTGACCAGGTTCTGCGTGAGGTGCTCCGACCTCTTCAAGGACAACGCAA CAGAGCCCATCCACGTGGCGTCCACCTCGGCCCCGCCGCCCACCCTGCCCTCCAGGGACCTGCCCAGCATCCTCCTGATCTTCGGGGTCCCCGCGCTGGTGGTGCTCCTCCTGGTTCTGGCCGCCCTCTGCGGCCTCTTGGCCTTCAAGGcaaggaagcagaggaggaagaggaggaagacagaGCAGGAGGCCAAAG AAAGCCTGGGTGAAACcggccccctgcccagccccggtTACCCAGACCCCGCTGCTCCGGAGGGGGAGGCCGACCCGGCGCGGGGCCCCTGCCCGCACCTCAATGGAGGCCTGAAGGCGCCAGGACCGCCCGGGAGGGACAGCGTGAAGCGGCGGCCGTGCTGCCAGGGCGATGTCGAGCGCGACGTGGTGCTGCTGGCCGCCACCTGGCCCCACCACGAGGAGCACGGCCACGGCTTCCCGCTGCCGGCCACCGAGCTGGGCGCCACCGCCTTGGTCACCACCAAAACCACCCAGGACTGCGTGGGCGAGGAGAGACCGTGA
- the LOC118156935 gene encoding tumor necrosis factor receptor superfamily member 13C-like isoform X3 — protein sequence MREHLAMSSSGKADAVASCLPSHCFDPLTRFCVRCSDLFKDNAKPIHVASTSAPPPTLPSRDLPSILLIFGVPALVVLLLVLAALCGLLAFKARKQRRKRRKTEQEAKESLGETGPLPSPGYPDPAAPEGEADPARGPCPHLNGGLKAPGPPGRDSVKRRPCCQGDVERDVVLLAATWPHHEEHGHGFPLPATELGATALVTTKTTQDCVGEERP from the exons ATGCGGGAGCACTTGGCCATGTCCTCCTCGGGAAAAGCAGACGCCGTcgcctcctgcctcccctcgCATTGCTTTGACCCCCTGACCAGGTTCTGCGTGAGGTGCTCCGACCTCTTCAAGGACAACGCAA AGCCCATCCACGTGGCGTCCACCTCGGCCCCGCCGCCCACCCTGCCCTCCAGGGACCTGCCCAGCATCCTCCTGATCTTCGGGGTCCCCGCGCTGGTGGTGCTCCTCCTGGTTCTGGCCGCCCTCTGCGGCCTCTTGGCCTTCAAGGcaaggaagcagaggaggaagaggaggaagacagaGCAGGAGGCCAAAG AAAGCCTGGGTGAAACcggccccctgcccagccccggtTACCCAGACCCCGCTGCTCCGGAGGGGGAGGCCGACCCGGCGCGGGGCCCCTGCCCGCACCTCAATGGAGGCCTGAAGGCGCCAGGACCGCCCGGGAGGGACAGCGTGAAGCGGCGGCCGTGCTGCCAGGGCGATGTCGAGCGCGACGTGGTGCTGCTGGCCGCCACCTGGCCCCACCACGAGGAGCACGGCCACGGCTTCCCGCTGCCGGCCACCGAGCTGGGCGCCACCGCCTTGGTCACCACCAAAACCACCCAGGACTGCGTGGGCGAGGAGAGACCGTGA
- the LOC118156935 gene encoding tumor necrosis factor receptor superfamily member 13C-like isoform X1: MREHLAMSSSGKADAVASCLPSHCFDPLTRFCVRCSDLFKDNATLPLLTPPAFRTTAEPIHVASTSAPPPTLPSRDLPSILLIFGVPALVVLLLVLAALCGLLAFKARKQRRKRRKTEQEAKESLGETGPLPSPGYPDPAAPEGEADPARGPCPHLNGGLKAPGPPGRDSVKRRPCCQGDVERDVVLLAATWPHHEEHGHGFPLPATELGATALVTTKTTQDCVGEERP, translated from the exons ATGCGGGAGCACTTGGCCATGTCCTCCTCGGGAAAAGCAGACGCCGTcgcctcctgcctcccctcgCATTGCTTTGACCCCCTGACCAGGTTCTGCGTGAGGTGCTCCGACCTCTTCAAGGACAACGCAA CTCTTCCCCTCCTGACCCCGCCGGCGTTTCGCACCACAGCAGAGCCCATCCACGTGGCGTCCACCTCGGCCCCGCCGCCCACCCTGCCCTCCAGGGACCTGCCCAGCATCCTCCTGATCTTCGGGGTCCCCGCGCTGGTGGTGCTCCTCCTGGTTCTGGCCGCCCTCTGCGGCCTCTTGGCCTTCAAGGcaaggaagcagaggaggaagaggaggaagacagaGCAGGAGGCCAAAG AAAGCCTGGGTGAAACcggccccctgcccagccccggtTACCCAGACCCCGCTGCTCCGGAGGGGGAGGCCGACCCGGCGCGGGGCCCCTGCCCGCACCTCAATGGAGGCCTGAAGGCGCCAGGACCGCCCGGGAGGGACAGCGTGAAGCGGCGGCCGTGCTGCCAGGGCGATGTCGAGCGCGACGTGGTGCTGCTGGCCGCCACCTGGCCCCACCACGAGGAGCACGGCCACGGCTTCCCGCTGCCGGCCACCGAGCTGGGCGCCACCGCCTTGGTCACCACCAAAACCACCCAGGACTGCGTGGGCGAGGAGAGACCGTGA
- the LOC118156934 gene encoding centromere protein M-like: MAAVRPFDKLPALNSATLLLVGADGSAQQRLAEAILREQKEFKISIHLATSLPLPAERDHLRPRIDLIVFIIDIQSKYSLKNVEASLAYVDASFFLGKVCFLVTGVGRVNNCSIEMNAIWKLRDIYCSPVLLCELELETIRATTAQRLLRMLQICAGHVPGVSALTFGSLMRSSADD; this comes from the exons ATGGCGGCGGTGCGGCCCTTCGACAAGCTGCCGGCGCTCAACTCCGCCACCTTGCTG CTGGTGGGCGCGGACGGGAGCGCGCAGCAGCGGCTGGCGGAGGCCATCCTGCGGGAGCAGAAGGAGTTCAAGATCAGCAT CCACCTTGCAACATCCCTCCCCTtacctgcagagagggatcaCCTTCGGCCCAGGATAGATCTGATTGTATTTATTATCGACATCCAGAGTAAATACAG CTTGAAGAACGTTGAAGCTTCGCTAGCTTATGTAGATGCCAGCTTCTTCCTGGGCAAAGTATGCTTCCTTGTCACCGGGG TTGGCAGGGTGAATAACTGCAGCATAGAGATGAATGCCATCTGGAAACTGAGAGACATCTACTGCAGTCCTGTGCTGTTATGCGAGCTGGAG TTGGAAACGATACGAGCTACCACTGCTCAACGGCTTCTCCGGATGTTACAGATCTGTGCTGGTCACGTACCAGGAGTTTCTGCCCTGACTTTTGGCTCGCTGATGAGGAGCTCTGCTGATGACTAG